A genome region from Thermoanaerobacterium xylanolyticum LX-11 includes the following:
- the purM gene encoding phosphoribosylformylglycinamidine cyclo-ligase yields the protein MDYKDAGVNIDEGNKFVEMIKPIAKATMKSGVLNGIGGFGALYQLTDYKNPVLVSGTDGVGTKLKIAFMMKKYDTIGIDLVAMCVNDVIVSGAKPLFFLDYFATGKLQSDVGIEVIRGIAAGCSEAECALIGGETAELPGMYNEGEFDLAGFAVGAVEKDEIIDGRNIEVGDAIIGLASSGIHSNGYSLVRKVLFDLGKMSTDDYVEEYGLSLGEVILKPTRIYVKAFKSLKGISIKGMAHITGGGFIDNIPRTLKDGVSAKLDKNSWDVPHIFKLIKDIGKIDDMEMYRTFNMGIGMIIIVPSHQCDDAINRLKAAGEKPFIIGEIVNGKKEVLL from the coding sequence ATGGACTACAAAGATGCTGGTGTAAATATTGATGAGGGAAACAAATTTGTAGAAATGATAAAACCTATTGCAAAAGCTACTATGAAAAGCGGCGTTTTAAATGGAATAGGCGGTTTTGGAGCTCTTTACCAATTGACAGATTATAAAAATCCTGTTTTGGTTTCAGGCACAGATGGCGTCGGGACAAAACTAAAGATTGCTTTTATGATGAAAAAGTACGATACTATAGGTATAGACTTAGTTGCCATGTGTGTAAATGATGTAATCGTCAGTGGTGCAAAACCTTTATTTTTCCTCGATTACTTTGCTACTGGGAAGTTACAAAGCGATGTAGGCATTGAAGTGATAAGAGGCATTGCAGCGGGATGCAGTGAAGCGGAATGTGCATTGATAGGAGGGGAAACGGCAGAGCTTCCAGGTATGTACAATGAAGGCGAATTTGACCTTGCTGGTTTTGCTGTAGGTGCTGTTGAGAAGGATGAGATAATTGATGGCAGAAATATTGAAGTTGGTGATGCAATAATAGGGCTTGCATCATCAGGGATACACTCAAATGGATATTCATTGGTGAGAAAAGTCTTGTTTGATTTAGGTAAAATGAGCACTGATGATTATGTAGAAGAATACGGGTTATCGTTAGGGGAGGTCATTTTAAAGCCTACCAGAATATATGTGAAGGCTTTTAAATCCTTAAAAGGCATAAGCATTAAAGGAATGGCTCACATAACAGGTGGAGGGTTTATAGACAATATACCGAGGACGCTTAAGGATGGTGTTTCTGCTAAATTAGACAAAAATTCATGGGATGTTCCGCATATATTCAAATTGATAAAAGACATCGGAAAAATTGACGACATGGAAATGTACAGGACGTTTAACATGGGGATTGGAATGATTATTATTGTCCCAAGTCATCAGTGCGATGATGCAATAAATCGCCTAAAAGCTGCAGGTGAGAAACCATTTATAATAGGAGAAATTGTAAATGGTAAAAAAGAGGTATTGCTATGA
- the purD gene encoding phosphoribosylamine--glycine ligase yields MNVLVIGGGGREHAIVKKISESKRVDKIYCAPGNGGISDIAECIDINVSDVEKLKKFAIDNNVDLTIVGPEVPLMKGIVDEFENSGLRIFGPRRDAAAIEGSKYFTKLLLHKYNIPTARFKAFDRYDAALNFLKDVWYPVVIKADGLAQGKGVFLVYSYKGAKEALDILMKEKRFGTSGDTVIIEEMLFGREVSVLAFTDGKTIVPMVSAMDYKRIYDGDKGPNTGGMGNIAPNPYFDDKLLSVVVDTILKPVITSLKKEGIVYKGVLYAGLILTEDGPKVLEFNARFGDPETQVVLPLLKTDLVDIVEAIIDEKLSDVKIEWEDKKAVCVVAASEGYPGEFNTGYDITGVENTDGVFVYHAGTTIKDGKYKTSGGRVLEVTALGNTYQEARKKAYDELKKIHFEGMYYRNDIGTV; encoded by the coding sequence ATGAATGTTCTTGTTATAGGTGGCGGTGGCAGAGAGCATGCCATAGTTAAAAAGATCAGCGAAAGCAAAAGGGTAGATAAGATTTATTGTGCTCCTGGGAATGGTGGTATTTCGGATATAGCGGAATGCATCGATATAAATGTATCTGATGTGGAGAAGCTTAAGAAATTCGCTATTGACAATAATGTTGACTTGACTATTGTAGGGCCTGAAGTCCCACTGATGAAAGGCATAGTGGATGAATTCGAAAACAGCGGACTTAGAATTTTCGGACCAAGAAGGGACGCTGCTGCTATCGAAGGCAGCAAATACTTTACAAAACTACTGCTTCATAAGTACAACATTCCTACAGCCAGATTTAAGGCTTTTGACAGATACGATGCGGCATTAAACTTTTTGAAGGATGTATGGTATCCTGTGGTCATAAAGGCGGACGGATTGGCGCAAGGTAAAGGGGTGTTTTTAGTATACAGCTATAAAGGTGCAAAAGAAGCTTTAGACATACTTATGAAGGAAAAACGGTTTGGAACATCTGGTGACACTGTGATAATAGAAGAGATGCTTTTCGGCAGAGAAGTCTCTGTGTTGGCATTTACTGATGGAAAGACGATAGTCCCGATGGTATCTGCTATGGATTACAAGAGAATTTACGATGGGGATAAAGGACCAAACACAGGAGGCATGGGCAATATAGCTCCAAATCCTTATTTCGATGATAAATTGCTTAGTGTTGTGGTGGATACAATATTAAAACCAGTCATAACTTCGCTGAAAAAAGAAGGAATAGTCTATAAAGGAGTTCTTTATGCTGGGTTAATACTCACAGAAGATGGACCGAAGGTTTTAGAATTCAATGCAAGATTTGGAGATCCTGAAACACAAGTTGTCCTTCCGCTTTTGAAAACAGATCTTGTTGATATAGTAGAGGCTATAATTGATGAAAAGCTTAGTGATGTAAAAATAGAATGGGAGGATAAAAAGGCTGTTTGCGTAGTAGCAGCGTCAGAAGGTTACCCTGGTGAGTTTAATACAGGATATGATATAACAGGTGTCGAAAATACAGATGGCGTTTTTGTCTACCATGCAGGAACTACAATAAAAGATGGTAAGTACAAAACATCTGGTGGGAGAGTATTGGAAGTCACCGCGCTGGGAAATACTTACCAAGAGGCCAGAAAAAAGGCTTATGATGAGCTTAAGAAGATACACTTTGAAGGAATGTACTATAGAAACGATATAGGTACCGTTTGA
- the purF gene encoding amidophosphoribosyltransferase produces the protein MIETVKLKEECGVFGAFSLNSPIHHHIYYGLQALQHRGQESAGIAVLKGSYVNCIKGMGLLLEVFSKENIDDLEGNVGIGHVRYSTTGNSDACNAQPFVANFSSGYMALAHNGNLINALELRKELEEEGRILQTTSDSEIILHLIAKYYRNGLVESIVKTIEKIKGSYALVILMEDKLIGIRDKNGIRPLCIGVKDGNYYLSSESCALDVIGAELIRDVEPGEIVIIDKSGLNSVKVDTFEKKMPCVFEYIYFSRPDSVLEGVSVYKARYEMGKRLAIESSVDADLVVPVPDSGVPASRGYSFQSGIPIGEGLIKNKYIGRTFICPKQKDREIGVRVKLNVLKELVRDKRIILIDDSIVRGTTMKRLVSLLKKGGAKEVHVRISSPPVKYSCYFGIDTPTKKELVGSYMEVEDIRDYIGADSLSFLSLEGLRESVALESICAACFDGKYPMEVPKEGSKYLFEKK, from the coding sequence ATGATTGAAACTGTAAAGTTAAAAGAAGAATGTGGAGTATTTGGAGCATTTAGCTTAAATAGCCCAATACATCACCATATATACTATGGACTTCAAGCACTGCAACATCGTGGTCAGGAGAGCGCAGGTATTGCTGTGCTAAAAGGCTCATATGTAAACTGCATAAAAGGCATGGGGCTTTTATTAGAGGTATTTTCTAAAGAAAACATAGATGACCTTGAAGGAAATGTTGGGATAGGTCATGTAAGATATTCGACTACTGGAAACAGCGATGCCTGCAATGCACAGCCATTTGTTGCGAATTTTAGCAGCGGATATATGGCTTTGGCCCATAACGGCAATTTGATAAACGCATTAGAGCTTAGAAAAGAGCTGGAAGAGGAAGGTAGGATTCTTCAGACTACATCTGACAGTGAGATAATACTTCATTTGATTGCTAAGTATTATCGCAACGGGCTTGTAGAATCTATTGTAAAAACGATAGAAAAGATTAAAGGCTCGTACGCATTGGTCATATTGATGGAAGACAAGCTAATTGGAATAAGAGATAAAAATGGCATTAGACCACTTTGCATAGGCGTAAAGGATGGCAATTACTATCTATCATCTGAATCATGTGCACTGGATGTGATTGGAGCAGAGCTTATCAGAGATGTAGAGCCTGGAGAGATAGTGATAATAGATAAAAGTGGTTTAAACTCTGTGAAAGTCGACACCTTTGAAAAAAAGATGCCATGTGTTTTTGAGTATATATACTTTTCAAGGCCTGACAGCGTCTTAGAAGGAGTCAGTGTTTATAAGGCAAGGTATGAGATGGGAAAGAGATTAGCCATTGAAAGCAGTGTAGATGCTGATTTGGTGGTACCTGTCCCTGATTCTGGAGTACCGGCTTCACGAGGATACTCTTTTCAATCAGGTATTCCAATAGGAGAGGGTCTTATCAAAAACAAGTATATAGGGCGAACCTTTATCTGTCCAAAACAGAAAGACAGAGAAATCGGTGTACGAGTCAAATTAAATGTCTTAAAAGAGCTGGTAAGGGATAAGAGAATCATATTGATTGACGATTCTATTGTACGAGGCACTACTATGAAAAGGCTTGTTTCCCTTTTAAAAAAAGGTGGTGCAAAAGAAGTGCACGTAAGGATAAGTTCTCCACCTGTTAAGTATTCATGTTATTTTGGAATAGATACTCCTACTAAGAAGGAACTGGTAGGTTCATACATGGAAGTGGAAGATATCAGGGATTACATTGGAGCAGATAGCTTAAGCTTTTTAAGCTTAGAAGGTCTAAGAGAAAGTGTGGCTTTAGAAAGCATCTGCGCAGCATGTTTTGATGGAAAGTATCCTATGGAAGTCCCAAAAGAAGGCAGCAAATACCTTTTCGAAAAAAAGTAA
- the purC gene encoding phosphoribosylaminoimidazolesuccinocarboxamide synthase, whose protein sequence is MEKLNMLYEGKAKKVYKTTDEDYYIIEYKDDATAFNGIKKGTIQNKGVLNNEISAILFELLEKEGIPTHYVKKLNDREMLVKSAKIYPIEVLIRNYAAGSISKRLGIEEGTKLKRTVLEFCYKNDELGDPFINEYHIEAMELATKEEVETIKEYSFKINDILSKFFTSKNIILVDFKLEFGKSKDGIVLADEISPDTCRFWDSVTKEKLDKDRFRRDLGNVEGAYVEVLNRLEKQ, encoded by the coding sequence ATGGAAAAGCTAAACATGTTGTACGAAGGAAAAGCAAAAAAGGTCTATAAGACCACAGATGAAGATTATTACATTATTGAGTACAAAGATGATGCTACAGCATTTAACGGCATAAAAAAAGGTACTATTCAAAATAAAGGCGTGTTAAACAATGAAATATCTGCGATTTTGTTTGAGCTACTTGAAAAAGAAGGTATTCCAACACATTATGTAAAAAAACTTAATGACAGAGAAATGCTTGTTAAAAGCGCAAAAATCTATCCTATTGAAGTTTTAATAAGGAATTATGCGGCGGGAAGCATATCAAAGAGATTAGGAATAGAAGAAGGAACAAAACTTAAAAGGACGGTTTTAGAATTCTGCTACAAGAACGATGAACTTGGAGATCCTTTCATAAATGAATACCACATAGAAGCGATGGAATTAGCTACAAAGGAAGAAGTGGAAACTATAAAAGAATATTCTTTTAAGATCAATGATATACTTTCGAAATTTTTCACATCAAAAAACATCATTTTAGTAGATTTTAAATTGGAATTTGGCAAATCTAAAGATGGCATAGTTTTGGCTGATGAGATTTCACCGGATACGTGCAGATTTTGGGACAGTGTAACGAAGGAAAAACTGGATAAAGACAGGTTTAGAAGAGATCTCGGAAATGTAGAAGGAGCTTATGTGGAAGTATTGAATCGACTTGAAAAACAGTGA
- the purH gene encoding bifunctional phosphoribosylaminoimidazolecarboxamide formyltransferase/IMP cyclohydrolase, which translates to MSKRALISVSKKDGIVDFAKKLDEMGYEILSTGGTYKLLKDMGINALKVSDVTGFPEILDGRVKTLHPKIHGGLLAIRDDENHRKQLEENGIKPIDIVAVNLYPFKETILKNDVTLEDAIENIDIGGPSMIRAAAKNYKYVTVLVDPYDYDKVVEEIKEYGNTKEETRFYLAMKAFGHTASYDSLIYNYLLDKNSVEFPDTITFSFEKSQDMRYGENPHQKAAFYKNSLKSFGISECVKLHGKELSFNNINDANAAIELLKEFDEPAAVAVKHTNPCGVAVADNIYDAYKKAYECDPVSIFGGIVAFNRTLDANTALELSKIFLEIIIAPDFEEEALAILEKKKNVRILKLLGGYVKEYDLKKVEGGILVQEKDEVDLYDDKLTVVTKNAPTEGELKDLRFAWKVVKHVKSNAIVLAKDGMTVGIGAGQVNRIWPTEQSIKQAGEKAKGSVLASDAFFPFPDVVEEAAKAGITSIIQPGGSINDNASIDAADKAGISMIFTGIRHFKH; encoded by the coding sequence ATGTCAAAGAGAGCATTGATAAGTGTATCTAAAAAAGATGGAATTGTAGACTTTGCAAAAAAGTTAGATGAAATGGGATATGAGATATTATCGACTGGCGGCACTTACAAGCTGTTAAAGGATATGGGCATAAACGCTTTAAAAGTCTCAGATGTTACAGGGTTTCCTGAGATCTTAGACGGCAGAGTCAAGACACTGCATCCTAAGATACATGGTGGACTTTTAGCTATAAGAGATGATGAAAACCACAGAAAACAGTTGGAGGAAAATGGGATAAAACCTATCGACATAGTAGCAGTAAATTTGTATCCTTTTAAGGAGACGATACTGAAAAATGATGTTACGCTGGAAGATGCAATAGAGAATATAGACATCGGCGGACCGTCCATGATTAGAGCTGCAGCGAAAAACTACAAATACGTGACAGTCTTAGTTGACCCTTATGACTACGACAAAGTCGTTGAAGAAATAAAAGAATACGGGAATACGAAGGAAGAAACAAGGTTCTATCTTGCTATGAAAGCATTTGGACATACTGCCTCATACGATTCACTTATATACAATTATCTTTTGGATAAAAATAGTGTAGAGTTTCCTGACACAATAACTTTTTCTTTTGAGAAATCGCAGGACATGAGATATGGCGAGAATCCGCATCAAAAAGCTGCATTTTACAAAAACTCATTAAAATCTTTTGGAATATCTGAATGCGTAAAGCTGCACGGAAAAGAGCTTTCTTTCAACAATATAAACGACGCAAATGCTGCGATTGAACTGTTAAAAGAATTTGATGAACCTGCTGCAGTGGCAGTAAAGCATACAAATCCATGTGGCGTTGCAGTTGCAGACAACATATATGATGCGTATAAAAAAGCCTATGAATGCGATCCGGTTTCAATATTTGGCGGTATTGTGGCGTTTAACCGCACATTAGATGCAAATACGGCTTTAGAGCTTTCAAAGATATTTTTAGAGATAATAATAGCTCCTGACTTTGAGGAAGAAGCGTTGGCAATTCTTGAGAAAAAGAAAAATGTCAGAATTCTCAAGCTTTTAGGTGGATACGTAAAAGAGTACGATTTGAAGAAGGTAGAAGGCGGAATATTAGTTCAGGAAAAAGATGAAGTTGACTTGTACGATGATAAACTGACTGTTGTCACAAAAAATGCTCCCACTGAAGGTGAGCTTAAGGATTTAAGGTTTGCTTGGAAAGTTGTAAAGCATGTGAAATCAAATGCCATCGTTTTGGCTAAAGACGGGATGACGGTTGGAATTGGAGCTGGACAGGTGAACCGCATTTGGCCGACAGAGCAGTCTATAAAACAAGCAGGTGAAAAGGCAAAGGGAAGTGTGCTGGCTTCAGATGCGTTTTTCCCATTCCCTGATGTTGTGGAAGAAGCAGCGAAAGCGGGTATTACATCTATTATCCAGCCTGGCGGATCTATAAATGATAATGCATCGATTGATGCGGCAGATAAAGCCGGGATTTCAATGATATTTACAGGCATAAGGCACTTTAAGCATTAA
- the purN gene encoding phosphoribosylglycinamide formyltransferase, translating to MRLLVMASGNGTDFQSIIDGIKSGYINAEIVALISDKEGAYALKRAEMNNIPAYCIPKKKLKDKFYKELANVVNEINPDGIILAGFITILNEEIVNKYHNRIINIHPSLIPSFCGKGYYGINVHKAVVDYGVKYTGCTVHFVDSGADTGPIIMQDVVKVEDDDTPETVASKVLKLEHKLLPYAVKLFTEGRLKVEGRKVYIKEEV from the coding sequence ATGAGATTATTAGTTATGGCGTCAGGAAATGGTACTGACTTTCAGTCTATCATAGATGGCATTAAAAGCGGATATATCAACGCTGAAATTGTAGCACTTATTAGCGACAAAGAAGGAGCATATGCTTTAAAAAGAGCAGAAATGAATAATATACCTGCTTACTGCATTCCAAAGAAGAAGCTAAAGGACAAATTTTATAAAGAGCTTGCCAATGTTGTCAATGAGATAAATCCAGATGGGATAATCTTGGCAGGTTTTATAACGATATTGAATGAGGAAATCGTAAATAAATATCACAATAGGATAATAAACATACATCCATCTTTAATACCATCGTTCTGCGGCAAAGGGTACTATGGAATAAATGTCCACAAGGCTGTCGTTGATTACGGTGTGAAATACACTGGCTGCACAGTGCATTTTGTTGATTCAGGAGCAGATACGGGGCCTATCATAATGCAAGATGTGGTAAAGGTTGAAGATGATGATACACCTGAGACAGTAGCATCTAAAGTTTTAAAGCTGGAGCACAAATTGTTGCCTTATGCTGTAAAGCTGTTTACTGAAGGAAGGCTTAAAGTTGAAGGAAGAAAGGTTTATATAAAAGAGGAGGTATGA